A window from Halococcus salifodinae DSM 8989 encodes these proteins:
- a CDS encoding dicarboxylate/amino acid:cation symporter, whose translation MYRIAVAFVLGSIVGLAVGSPAQRLQPLGDLFVRLLEMIIIPIIIFTLLMAARELSPANLGKIGGQVVLLYFATTAIAIALGLGVSNLIEPGSSVTLTSGSVNTEQAPPLGEQLFSIVPSNPISAMAEGNILAIIFFTLVFGLGMTMVRAEAEPDSSVRNGIDTLFETAEAGAEVMFKVVWGIMEYGVIGVFALMASLFGEIGLEALRAYALLAFSLALAIGLQISIVYLLVIIRGLVGASPLAFLRGIKEAMVTALSIRSSSGTLPVSMSNADENLRVDDGVYSFSLPLGATINMDGTAMYLGIVAVFAANIAGVSLTLGQQFSILATALLASIGTAGVPSASLVMMTAVLTQVGLPLEVIAMIAGIDPLLDRLRTMNNVVGDLAVSTVVGKWNDALDLTSGVWVDDPGEGGSVPSETPTD comes from the coding sequence GTGTATCGCATCGCCGTCGCGTTCGTCCTCGGTTCGATCGTCGGACTTGCGGTCGGGTCACCGGCCCAGCGCCTCCAGCCGCTCGGTGACCTGTTCGTTCGACTTCTCGAAATGATAATCATTCCGATCATCATTTTCACACTGCTGATGGCAGCCCGAGAGCTGTCCCCAGCAAACCTCGGAAAGATCGGCGGACAGGTCGTGCTCCTCTATTTCGCCACGACAGCTATCGCCATCGCTCTCGGGTTGGGCGTGAGCAACCTCATCGAACCCGGGTCGAGCGTGACGCTCACGAGCGGTAGCGTGAACACAGAGCAAGCGCCGCCGCTCGGCGAACAGCTGTTCAGTATCGTCCCGTCGAATCCGATCTCCGCGATGGCAGAAGGGAACATCCTCGCCATCATCTTCTTTACCTTGGTGTTCGGTCTCGGGATGACGATGGTGAGAGCGGAGGCCGAACCGGATTCCTCCGTTCGGAACGGCATCGACACGCTGTTCGAGACGGCCGAAGCGGGTGCGGAAGTGATGTTCAAGGTCGTCTGGGGCATCATGGAGTACGGTGTGATCGGCGTGTTCGCCTTGATGGCGTCGCTGTTCGGCGAAATCGGACTGGAGGCCCTCAGAGCGTACGCTCTGCTGGCGTTCAGCCTCGCCCTCGCCATCGGCCTCCAGATATCGATCGTCTACCTCCTCGTCATCATCCGCGGGTTGGTCGGTGCGTCGCCGCTCGCATTTCTCCGCGGTATCAAGGAAGCAATGGTGACGGCGCTCAGCATCCGTTCGTCCAGTGGAACACTCCCCGTCTCGATGTCCAACGCCGACGAGAACCTCCGTGTCGACGACGGAGTGTACAGCTTTTCGTTGCCGCTCGGTGCCACCATCAACATGGACGGAACGGCGATGTATCTCGGTATCGTCGCCGTCTTCGCGGCGAACATCGCCGGCGTGTCGCTGACGCTCGGCCAGCAGTTCTCGATTCTGGCCACCGCCCTCCTCGCCAGTATCGGCACTGCGGGCGTTCCGAGCGCGAGCCTCGTGATGATGACCGCCGTGTTGACGCAGGTCGGCCTCCCGCTCGAAGTCATTGCGATGATCGCAGGGATCGATCCCCTGCTCGATCGTCTCCGCACGATGAACAACGTCGTCGGGGATCTGGCGGTGAGTACGGTCGTCGGGAAATGGAACGACGCTCTCGACCTCACGTCCGGCGTCTGGGTCGATGACCCCGGCGAGGGCGGTAGCGTTCCGAGCGAAACGCCGACCGACTGA
- a CDS encoding aspartate kinase: MRVVAKFGGTSLGSGDRVNRAADSVAAAVEAGHEIAVVVSAMGSTTDFLLREIQFDADEADRAEIVSMGERTSARMVKAALAARGVDAVFLEPGSDDWPVVTDSRGEVDVEETTRRAQALADQLGGVVPVIAGFLAEDRAGSVTTLGRGGSDTSAVMLGNYMDADEVVIVTDVEGVMTGDPRVVEGARNVGKISVDELRNLSFRGAEVIAPSALNYKDAELGVRVVHYQHGDLLQGGTNIEGTFETLIDLQETPLACLTVAGRAIRNRQGIMTQLSGALAEADINIDAVASGLDSITFYVYTDDAATAETVLHETVIEEGALSSVTVGEESAAIRVTGGDLPTHTGIVHEMTASLADRHITANDVITSATSVAVFVDWDDREDTLSAIQETFSVPS; this comes from the coding sequence ATGCGCGTCGTAGCCAAGTTCGGGGGGACGAGCCTCGGCAGCGGCGACCGGGTGAACCGTGCGGCCGACTCGGTGGCCGCCGCGGTCGAGGCCGGCCACGAGATCGCGGTCGTGGTCAGCGCGATGGGCTCCACGACGGATTTCCTCCTCCGGGAGATCCAGTTCGACGCCGACGAGGCCGACAGGGCCGAGATCGTGAGCATGGGCGAGCGCACCTCCGCACGGATGGTGAAGGCCGCCCTCGCCGCCCGCGGGGTCGACGCGGTGTTCCTCGAACCAGGTAGCGACGACTGGCCGGTGGTCACCGACTCGCGCGGCGAGGTCGACGTCGAGGAGACCACCCGTCGCGCCCAGGCTCTCGCGGACCAACTGGGCGGCGTCGTTCCGGTCATCGCTGGCTTCCTCGCGGAAGACCGCGCGGGCTCGGTCACCACCCTCGGCCGCGGCGGGAGTGACACCTCCGCGGTGATGCTCGGCAACTACATGGACGCCGACGAGGTCGTGATCGTTACTGATGTGGAGGGCGTGATGACCGGCGATCCCCGTGTCGTCGAGGGGGCGAGAAACGTCGGGAAGATCAGCGTCGACGAACTCAGAAACCTCTCCTTCCGCGGCGCGGAGGTGATCGCGCCGAGCGCGCTCAACTACAAGGACGCCGAACTGGGTGTCCGGGTGGTCCACTACCAGCACGGCGATCTCCTCCAGGGCGGGACGAACATCGAGGGCACTTTCGAGACCCTGATCGACCTCCAGGAGACGCCGCTCGCGTGTCTCACGGTCGCGGGCCGCGCGATCCGCAATCGGCAGGGGATCATGACCCAGCTCTCGGGCGCGCTCGCCGAAGCCGACATCAACATCGACGCAGTGGCGAGCGGGCTCGATTCGATCACCTTCTACGTCTACACCGACGACGCCGCCACGGCCGAGACCGTCCTCCACGAGACCGTGATCGAGGAGGGCGCGCTGTCGAGCGTGACCGTCGGCGAGGAGAGTGCGGCGATCCGCGTCACCGGTGGCGACCTCCCGACCCATACCGGCATCGTCCACGAGATGACCGCGTCGCTCGCCGATCGACACATCACGGCCAACGACGTGATCACGAGCGCGACCTCGGTCGCGGTGTTCGTCGACTGGGACGACCGTGAGGACACGCTGTCGGCCATCCAGGAGACGTTCAGCGTCCCTTCCTGA
- a CDS encoding metallophosphoesterase family protein, with the protein MQVGVVSDIHANRVALDAVFEDMPPVDGLVCAGDVVGYNPWPGDCVDRVREREIPTVMGNHDRAVASGTAFAFNGMARAGVEYAREALIDDQQDWLDSLPDERTVFDGQVKIVHGHPDDPDRYTYPDLFGAELLDDEDVLVLGHTHVQHHETYDAGIVMNPGSVGQPRDGDPRAAYAILDLDELTVEERRVGYEIERVERAVTESGLPEEIGTRLRKGR; encoded by the coding sequence ATGCAGGTCGGTGTCGTCTCCGATATCCACGCGAACCGGGTGGCGCTCGACGCGGTGTTCGAGGACATGCCGCCGGTCGATGGGCTGGTCTGTGCGGGCGACGTGGTCGGGTACAACCCGTGGCCCGGCGACTGCGTCGATCGGGTGCGCGAGCGCGAGATCCCCACCGTGATGGGGAACCACGACCGCGCGGTGGCGAGCGGAACCGCGTTCGCGTTCAACGGAATGGCCCGCGCGGGCGTCGAATACGCGCGCGAAGCGCTCATCGACGACCAGCAGGACTGGCTCGACTCGCTGCCCGACGAGCGCACCGTGTTCGATGGCCAGGTGAAGATCGTCCACGGCCATCCCGACGATCCCGACCGCTACACGTATCCCGATCTGTTCGGGGCTGAGCTACTCGACGACGAGGACGTGCTCGTGCTGGGCCACACACACGTCCAACACCACGAAACCTACGACGCGGGGATCGTCATGAACCCGGGCAGCGTCGGCCAGCCCCGCGACGGCGATCCGCGGGCGGCCTACGCGATTCTCGATCTCGACGAACTGACTGTGGAGGAACGCCGGGTCGGGTACGAAATCGAGCGCGTCGAGCGCGCGGTGACGGAATCAGGGTTGCCCGAGGAGATCGGGACGCGGCTCAGGAAGGGACGCTGA
- a CDS encoding IMP cyclohydrolase, with product MYVGRFVVVGPDIGAYRVSSRSFPDRKIVDRDGSLTVVPTAAADETDNPYVSYNCVRSTDRGAVLGNGSHVDPIAEKLARGYPPRDALCLALLALDFEKDDYDTPRIAGIVGGSADGRASSGAVDGGSYIGIVRRDGITVEEVTEPTLVATYEKDRPEAVAFDAADAGGTEDDAEAATARATAAARAVYECEFEHRVCAAGVARAEAGFATAIENGDG from the coding sequence ATGTACGTCGGACGGTTCGTCGTCGTCGGTCCCGACATCGGCGCGTATCGGGTCTCCTCGCGGTCGTTCCCCGACCGGAAGATCGTCGACCGCGACGGCAGCCTCACCGTGGTTCCGACCGCCGCGGCCGACGAGACCGACAACCCCTACGTCTCGTACAACTGCGTGCGCTCGACCGACCGCGGAGCCGTGCTCGGCAACGGCTCGCACGTCGATCCGATCGCCGAGAAACTCGCCCGGGGCTACCCACCGCGCGACGCGCTCTGTCTCGCCTTGCTCGCGCTCGACTTCGAGAAGGACGACTACGACACCCCACGGATCGCCGGGATCGTCGGTGGGTCGGCGGACGGACGGGCATCCAGCGGGGCGGTCGACGGCGGGAGCTACATCGGGATCGTCCGCCGAGACGGGATCACCGTCGAAGAAGTCACCGAGCCGACGCTGGTGGCGACCTACGAGAAGGATCGGCCGGAGGCGGTGGCGTTCGATGCTGCGGATGCCGGCGGAACCGAGGACGATGCGGAGGCTGCGACGGCGCGCGCCACAGCGGCGGCGCGAGCGGTCTACGAGTGCGAGTTCGAACACCGGGTCTGTGCGGCCGGCGTCGCACGCGCTGAAGCGGGGTTCGCGACCGCCATCGAGAACGGCGACGGGTGA
- a CDS encoding homing endonuclease associated repeat-containing protein, with protein MRTTETECLDALQRAAERLGESPTKAAYEELGLTPASATIIRVMNGWNTAKAAAGLETYVSTGSRAGPKPDDVTLPKNVTWASLSVDQRWHYRNVDWNTERTLDRRAELRAWAHEYKRADGGCVRCVEDDPACLDFHHTDTERKEMTISSMISYGYSKERLLAEIEKCEILCANCHRKRHYTIPDPVSARDASNRDK; from the coding sequence ATGCGAACGACCGAGACCGAATGCCTCGACGCACTGCAGCGTGCGGCCGAACGACTCGGTGAGTCGCCGACGAAAGCGGCGTACGAGGAGCTCGGACTGACGCCCGCTTCGGCAACGATCATCCGGGTCATGAACGGATGGAACACGGCGAAAGCAGCAGCCGGGCTCGAAACGTACGTTTCCACGGGATCACGAGCCGGACCGAAACCCGACGACGTGACGCTGCCGAAGAACGTCACGTGGGCGAGTCTCTCCGTCGATCAACGATGGCACTATCGGAACGTCGACTGGAACACGGAGCGGACGCTCGACAGACGAGCCGAACTCCGTGCGTGGGCCCACGAGTACAAACGAGCAGACGGCGGGTGTGTCCGCTGCGTCGAGGACGATCCCGCGTGTCTCGACTTCCATCACACCGACACGGAACGAAAGGAAATGACGATCAGCAGCATGATATCGTACGGCTACTCGAAGGAACGACTCTTGGCGGAGATCGAAAAGTGCGAGATACTCTGTGCGAACTGCCACCGCAAACGGCACTACACGATCCCCGATCCGGTTTCAGCACGAGACGCTTCCAACAGGGATAAGTAG
- a CDS encoding nucleoside hydrolase, whose product MTEQTRRVIVDTDTAGDDTQALLLAAASERLDVEGITICAGNVEFEHQVENAKYTLDLAGVADDVTVYEGATEPLLATHDYADYIHGEGGLGGERFPDTGIPSGDQYGPDFIVEQARANPGELTLVCIAPLTNVALALQKEPKLGDLLDDVWVMGGNANCCGNVTPAAEYNFWVDPHAAKMVVDELDMTLFDWGVTVRETAFDGDTLDEFTAGIDTDLGEFFGEVATSVRAFNRESFGEDTTTQPDSGMMAAVIEPSLVVEAGRYHVEVDDRDGLTRGYSVVDENDVTDGEPRTTVVESFDNARFEAMFRAMLRGRSPESALD is encoded by the coding sequence ATGACCGAACAGACGCGTCGCGTCATCGTCGACACCGACACTGCTGGTGACGACACGCAAGCGTTGTTGCTCGCCGCTGCCTCCGAACGCCTCGATGTCGAGGGTATCACCATCTGTGCGGGAAACGTCGAATTCGAACATCAAGTCGAGAACGCCAAATACACGCTCGATCTCGCGGGAGTCGCTGACGACGTTACCGTCTACGAGGGGGCCACCGAACCCCTGCTCGCCACCCACGACTACGCGGACTACATTCACGGCGAAGGCGGTCTCGGCGGCGAGCGCTTCCCGGACACCGGGATTCCATCGGGTGACCAGTATGGTCCCGACTTCATCGTCGAACAGGCCCGCGCGAATCCCGGGGAACTGACGCTCGTCTGTATTGCGCCGCTGACGAACGTCGCCTTGGCGCTCCAGAAGGAACCCAAGCTCGGTGATCTCCTCGACGATGTCTGGGTGATGGGTGGTAACGCGAACTGCTGTGGGAACGTCACGCCGGCTGCCGAGTACAACTTCTGGGTGGATCCTCACGCCGCAAAGATGGTCGTCGACGAACTGGATATGACGCTGTTCGACTGGGGTGTCACCGTTCGGGAAACCGCCTTCGACGGCGACACACTCGACGAGTTCACGGCGGGGATCGACACCGACCTCGGTGAGTTCTTCGGCGAAGTAGCGACGTCGGTACGAGCGTTCAACCGGGAATCGTTCGGCGAGGACACGACTACACAGCCCGACTCCGGGATGATGGCAGCCGTCATCGAGCCGTCGCTCGTTGTGGAGGCCGGCAGGTATCACGTCGAGGTCGACGATCGCGACGGCCTCACGCGCGGGTACTCGGTGGTCGACGAGAACGACGTGACGGACGGCGAACCGCGGACGACCGTCGTGGAGTCCTTCGACAACGCTCGCTTCGAAGCGATGTTCCGAGCCATGCTCCGCGGGCGATCGCCGGAGTCCGCACTCGACTGA
- a CDS encoding formate/nitrite transporter family protein, with protein MADTDDPDPEAVRDAIERSRSGAPAAGAVVRDRFSTDEVFQRIIAEADEEVTSGRRELFFSALAAGFAITITFLLYSSMTASTDNDPVLSALLYPLGFVYIIIGGYQLYTENTLPPVALTLERLASVPTLLRHWLIVLAGNFTGGALGAAALTWGGVFSPEAAQAAFDHAQHGIETPVWALFFKAVFAGLIVAGVVWIVYASRDTISRLVVVYMAFLAIPLGDLFHVVVSFTEMLYLVFAGDLGLVVGMTQFVIPVLLGNTLGGIVLVTVVNYFQTTEHRLESARFEGAGRQLSIREWALGGFAGRSYVPILDTAEGTVPDDASYRVLVPIGNPRTESGTVELACSLASERAPATVHAVHIVQTPQASMSYDRDQHERIVADSDERMEYVRETAESYDVPCETSTIVSHRSYEEIFDTAARDHANLVVMGWGTDRPWGAARTERPLDELTGQLSSDVLVLKDRGHDASRVLLPTAGGPPSDLSAEVARALRSAVGSEITLLHVVDGPDEREAGEEFLEDWAADHDLTDAVLTVDDSGDVEGAIGRAAVDHSLVLIGATEEGLLSRLVTDSLYFDVIDEVDCSVLLTERPGGRTVLERLLGRT; from the coding sequence ATGGCCGACACAGACGACCCTGATCCGGAGGCAGTTCGAGATGCCATCGAACGGTCCAGAAGCGGTGCCCCGGCCGCCGGGGCGGTCGTTCGCGATCGGTTTTCCACGGACGAAGTTTTCCAGCGAATCATCGCCGAAGCCGACGAGGAGGTCACTTCCGGCAGGCGTGAACTCTTCTTCAGCGCGCTCGCCGCCGGCTTCGCCATCACCATCACGTTCTTGCTCTATTCGTCGATGACGGCGTCCACCGACAATGACCCGGTGTTGAGCGCTCTACTGTATCCTCTCGGATTCGTCTACATCATCATCGGCGGCTACCAACTCTACACGGAGAACACGCTTCCTCCTGTTGCGTTAACCCTCGAACGGCTGGCCAGTGTTCCGACACTGCTGCGCCACTGGCTCATCGTCCTCGCCGGCAACTTCACCGGGGGTGCGCTCGGTGCGGCCGCACTCACGTGGGGCGGCGTGTTCTCACCCGAAGCGGCGCAGGCGGCCTTCGACCACGCCCAGCACGGCATCGAGACGCCAGTGTGGGCGCTGTTTTTCAAAGCCGTCTTCGCCGGGCTGATCGTCGCCGGCGTCGTCTGGATCGTGTACGCCTCGCGCGATACGATCTCACGGCTCGTGGTCGTGTACATGGCCTTTCTCGCGATCCCGCTGGGCGACCTCTTTCACGTGGTCGTCTCGTTCACCGAGATGCTGTATCTGGTGTTTGCGGGTGATCTCGGTCTCGTCGTCGGAATGACGCAGTTCGTCATTCCAGTGCTGCTCGGCAACACCCTCGGCGGCATCGTGTTGGTGACCGTCGTCAACTACTTCCAGACGACCGAACACCGCCTCGAATCCGCCCGGTTCGAGGGCGCGGGCCGCCAGCTCTCGATACGGGAGTGGGCGCTCGGCGGTTTCGCCGGTCGTTCGTACGTCCCGATCCTCGATACCGCGGAAGGGACCGTGCCCGATGACGCCTCCTACCGTGTACTGGTCCCGATCGGCAACCCGCGCACCGAGTCCGGAACCGTCGAGCTCGCGTGCAGCCTCGCCAGCGAGCGCGCGCCCGCAACCGTTCACGCCGTTCACATCGTCCAGACGCCACAGGCGTCGATGAGCTACGATCGCGACCAGCACGAACGCATCGTCGCCGACTCCGACGAACGAATGGAATACGTGCGCGAGACCGCGGAGTCGTACGACGTCCCCTGTGAGACCTCGACGATCGTCTCCCACCGCTCGTACGAGGAGATCTTCGACACCGCGGCGCGCGACCACGCGAACCTCGTGGTGATGGGCTGGGGGACCGACCGGCCGTGGGGAGCCGCTCGCACGGAGCGCCCGCTCGACGAACTGACCGGCCAGCTCTCCAGTGATGTCCTCGTTCTCAAGGATCGGGGCCACGACGCCTCACGGGTTCTCTTGCCGACCGCGGGCGGGCCGCCATCCGATCTGAGCGCCGAGGTCGCGCGAGCGCTCCGCTCGGCCGTCGGTTCGGAGATCACGCTGCTCCACGTCGTCGACGGTCCTGACGAGCGCGAGGCGGGCGAGGAGTTCCTGGAGGACTGGGCTGCGGACCACGACCTCACCGACGCCGTGCTCACGGTCGATGATTCCGGCGACGTCGAGGGTGCAATCGGCCGTGCGGCCGTGGACCACTCGCTCGTTCTCATAGGGGCGACCGAGGAAGGGTTGCTCTCGCGGCTCGTGACCGACTCACTGTACTTCGACGTCATCGACGAGGTCGATTGCTCGGTGTTGCTCACCGAGCGGCCGGGCGGCCGTACCGTTCTCGAACGGCTGCTCGGGCGGACGTGA
- a CDS encoding (4Fe-4S)-binding protein, whose amino-acid sequence MNEDIYQYSGEATEGSYDVQQWILAGECVRGLLAVFDPDESPWIAADADSTVRDTDTVPCRCGGSQTNRSVTEHTQRPGFRPKHDPISDTALQPMIHERSAVSLRGRSVNDRAGTL is encoded by the coding sequence ATGAACGAAGACATCTACCAGTACTCCGGCGAGGCAACCGAGGGCAGCTACGACGTGCAGCAATGGATTCTCGCTGGAGAGTGCGTCCGTGGGTTACTCGCGGTGTTCGACCCCGACGAGTCGCCGTGGATCGCCGCGGACGCCGACTCGACGGTTCGGGACACCGACACCGTTCCGTGTCGCTGTGGCGGTTCACAGACCAACCGTTCTGTGACGGAACACACGCAGCGTCCGGGTTTTCGACCGAAGCACGATCCAATCAGTGACACCGCACTACAACCGATGATTCACGAGCGTTCTGCTGTTTCTCTCCGTGGTCGATCGGTGAACGACCGAGCAGGAACGCTGTAG
- a CDS encoding sulfite exporter TauE/SafE family protein, with product MVLGFSTDVLVLIAIVVFFAGAVTGVTGFGYALIGTVGSAAVLEPQQAVVLMIIPVFVSNIPLVRELSREQLRTCGRRFTPFIVAAAVGTVVGMAILQWIPTALLTLALGVFTVGYVVFTQDAVPIPGKGYVTSNAFEQYPNAQIGIGFGSGLIFGASNVGVSMVAYLDSLDLRRSIFVGVLALIFLGISSIRVGAAWLLDLYGSGALVWLSVGVALVGLVGVASGQRIRHLLPERYVDGFVLVLLVVIGIRLIATGIGV from the coding sequence ATGGTGCTCGGCTTTTCGACGGACGTCCTCGTTCTCATCGCGATCGTCGTGTTCTTCGCCGGCGCCGTTACCGGCGTGACCGGGTTCGGCTATGCGCTCATCGGAACGGTCGGATCGGCAGCCGTCCTCGAACCACAGCAGGCCGTCGTTCTCATGATCATCCCCGTGTTCGTTTCGAACATCCCCCTCGTGCGTGAGCTCAGCCGCGAACAGTTGCGGACCTGCGGGCGTCGATTTACGCCGTTCATCGTGGCGGCCGCCGTTGGAACCGTCGTCGGGATGGCCATCCTCCAGTGGATTCCGACCGCGCTGCTCACGCTTGCGCTCGGCGTGTTCACGGTGGGCTACGTCGTGTTCACGCAGGACGCGGTCCCGATTCCGGGCAAGGGATACGTCACATCGAACGCCTTCGAACAGTACCCGAACGCCCAGATCGGAATCGGCTTCGGTAGCGGACTGATCTTCGGGGCGAGTAACGTCGGCGTCTCGATGGTTGCCTATCTCGATAGCCTCGACCTCAGGCGATCGATCTTCGTGGGTGTGCTCGCCCTGATCTTCCTCGGGATTTCGTCGATTCGCGTCGGCGCGGCATGGCTGCTTGACCTCTACGGCTCGGGAGCGCTCGTGTGGCTGTCGGTCGGTGTGGCACTCGTCGGACTCGTTGGCGTGGCGAGCGGCCAACGGATCCGCCACCTGCTGCCGGAGCGATACGTCGACGGATTCGTGTTGGTGTTGCTGGTCGTCATCGGAATCCGACTCATCGCTACCGGTATCGGCGTCTGA